One window from the genome of Pieris rapae chromosome 8, ilPieRapa1.1, whole genome shotgun sequence encodes:
- the LOC111002853 gene encoding pupal cuticle protein 20-like translates to MSKLVCLIMLVALASAARLDHLLPGYSYSGGNYNSGNNAAPFNFENINNGDGTYRFSYDTPTGISAHESGAPRAPGPEGPAVTAEGGFSYRAPDGQQISLTYTADENGFHPVGSHLPTPPPIPAAIQRSLEYNRQNPSNGGRNYY, encoded by the exons ATGTCAAAATTG GTCTGCTTAATAATGTTAGTGGCTTTGGCATCGGCTGCTCGTCTCGACCACTTGTTGCCAGGGTACAGTTACAGTGGTGGCAATTATAACAGTGGCAATAATGCGGCCCCCTTcaactttgaaaatattaataatggtgACGGCACCTACAGATTCAG TTATGATACGCCGACGGGCATCTCGGCGCACGAGAGTGGGGCTCCCCGTGCTCCGGGCCCCGAGGGACCTGCTGTAACCGCCGAAGGAGGGTTCTCCTATCGGGCCCCAGATGGACAGCAGATCTCACTTACATACACCGCCGATGAGAACGGTTTCCACCCAGTGGGGTCACACCTTCCTACGCCACCGCCGATTCCTGCTGCTATTCAGCGCTCCTTGGAATACAATAGGCAAAACCCttc AAACGGTGGCCGCAATTATTACTAA
- the LOC111002827 gene encoding pupal cuticle protein 20-like isoform X2, translating into MYTTLLLSAVIAIVSCGRLEPQYLPPRPGSGFGGGAGAGSGGAGNAGLGGGFGGGSGGGFGGGSGGGNAGLGGGFGGGSGGSGNFGGSGGANIPIVKYENVNNGDGNYRFSYETGNGIQAQETGSPRAQGPEGPAVTAEGGFSFRTPEGQQISLSYTADENGFHPVGDHLPTPPPIPEAILQSIEFNKRNPSSEGAYNGGSGSGSGGFGGSGSGSGGFGGSGSGSGGFGGSGSGSGGSGGFGGSGTGGFKGSGGGGFGSGSGGFGGSGSGSGGGGAGGGYHY; encoded by the exons ATGTATACG ACATTACTCTTATCAGCGGTGATAGCGATCGTATCATGTGGGAGACTTGAACCTCAATACCTTCCACCCCGGCCTGGTTCTGGGTTTGGTGGTGGTGCTGGGGCAGGATCTGGTGGAGCAGGCAACGCCGGGCTCGGAGGCGGTTTCGGGGGTGGATCCGGCGGCGGCTTTGGGGGCGGTTCCGGAGGGGGAAATGCAG GCTTGGGCGGCGGATTCGGCGGAGGTTCGGGCGGAAGCGGAAATTTTGGTGGTTCCGGCGGTGCCAACATTCCGATAGTAAAGTACGAAAACGTGAACAATGGCGACGGAAATTATCGTTTTAG tTATGAAACTGGTAACGGCATCCAAGCTCAAGAGACTGGTTCACCAAGGGCCCAAGGCCCAGAAGGACCAGCTGTGACAGCCGAAGGGGGATTCTCGTTCCGCACTCCTGAAGGGCAGCAGATCTCTCTTAGTTACACAGCCGATGAGAACGGCTTCCATCCAGTCGGTGACCACCTGCCTACTCCTCCTCCTATCCCTGAAGCCATCCTTCAATCTATTGAATTCAACAAGCGCAACCCATCTTC GGAAGGCGCGTATAACGGCGGATCTGGAAGCGGCTCCGGCGGCTTCGGAGGCTCTGGCAGTGGTTCTGGAGGATTTGGCGGATCTGGCAGTGGTTCTGGAGGATTTGGCGGATCTGGCAGTGGTTCTGGAGGTTCCGGCGGATTCGGTGGTTCCGGAACAGGAGGATTCAAGGGATCTGGTGGAGGCGGTTTTGGCTCTGGAAGCGGTGGTTTCGGCGGTTCAGGTTCCGGTTCCGGTGGAGGTGGCGCCGGTGGTGGCTACCACTATTGA
- the LOC111002827 gene encoding pupal cuticle protein 20-like isoform X1, with product MISILFQTLLLSAVIAIVSCGRLEPQYLPPRPGSGFGGGAGAGSGGAGNAGLGGGFGGGSGGGFGGGSGGGNAGLGGGFGGGSGGSGNFGGSGGANIPIVKYENVNNGDGNYRFSYETGNGIQAQETGSPRAQGPEGPAVTAEGGFSFRTPEGQQISLSYTADENGFHPVGDHLPTPPPIPEAILQSIEFNKRNPSSEGAYNGGSGSGSGGFGGSGSGSGGFGGSGSGSGGFGGSGSGSGGSGGFGGSGTGGFKGSGGGGFGSGSGGFGGSGSGSGGGGAGGGYHY from the exons ATGATTTCTATCTTGTTTCAGACATTACTCTTATCAGCGGTGATAGCGATCGTATCATGTGGGAGACTTGAACCTCAATACCTTCCACCCCGGCCTGGTTCTGGGTTTGGTGGTGGTGCTGGGGCAGGATCTGGTGGAGCAGGCAACGCCGGGCTCGGAGGCGGTTTCGGGGGTGGATCCGGCGGCGGCTTTGGGGGCGGTTCCGGAGGGGGAAATGCAG GCTTGGGCGGCGGATTCGGCGGAGGTTCGGGCGGAAGCGGAAATTTTGGTGGTTCCGGCGGTGCCAACATTCCGATAGTAAAGTACGAAAACGTGAACAATGGCGACGGAAATTATCGTTTTAG tTATGAAACTGGTAACGGCATCCAAGCTCAAGAGACTGGTTCACCAAGGGCCCAAGGCCCAGAAGGACCAGCTGTGACAGCCGAAGGGGGATTCTCGTTCCGCACTCCTGAAGGGCAGCAGATCTCTCTTAGTTACACAGCCGATGAGAACGGCTTCCATCCAGTCGGTGACCACCTGCCTACTCCTCCTCCTATCCCTGAAGCCATCCTTCAATCTATTGAATTCAACAAGCGCAACCCATCTTC GGAAGGCGCGTATAACGGCGGATCTGGAAGCGGCTCCGGCGGCTTCGGAGGCTCTGGCAGTGGTTCTGGAGGATTTGGCGGATCTGGCAGTGGTTCTGGAGGATTTGGCGGATCTGGCAGTGGTTCTGGAGGTTCCGGCGGATTCGGTGGTTCCGGAACAGGAGGATTCAAGGGATCTGGTGGAGGCGGTTTTGGCTCTGGAAGCGGTGGTTTCGGCGGTTCAGGTTCCGGTTCCGGTGGAGGTGGCGCCGGTGGTGGCTACCACTATTGA